Part of the uncultured Desulfovibrio sp. genome is shown below.
TATGGCGCTCAAGCTGGGCGCCGGGGCGGAAACATTGCCGGAAGAAGAACTGCGCACCCGCTGCGCGGAGTGGACGTTCACCCTTTCGGGCCTTGGTCAGCAGTCCACCCTGTTCTGCAACGGCGTTGCCGTGCGGGGCGAGGTACGCACCGAGACCGTGGGCATGCTGGCAGCCCGCATAGCCACTGTGCCTGTGGTGCGCGAAATTCTGCGCGCCACCCAGCGCGCCATTGGCGAGCAGTACCCGCTGGTGGCCGAAGGGCGCGACATGGGAACAGTGGTTTTTCCCGATGCGCGCTTCAAGTTTTTTCTGGATGCAGCGCCTGAGGTACGCGCCATGCGCCGTCTGCACGACCTTGAGTCCAGCGGGCAGAAAGCGGATCTCGCCACCCTGACAGAACAAATCCGCCAGCGCGACGCCCTTGACCGCAACCGCGCCGTGGCCCCCCTGCGCCCCGCGCAGGATTCGCTGATTGTGGACACGTCCCACCTTGACATTGAGGGGGTGCTGGGCGTCATCCTGCACCACATCAACGTGCATGGCGGTACGCAGAGCCTTCGCTCCGCCTGACGCGCACAGTAATCCACGCACCAATTCGCACCCTTAAAGGCCGAACCGTTTTATGGTTCGGCCTTCTTTTGTTTCCCTCTGGCGCTAGCTGCAAAGCACAGCGGCAAGAATTGCCCAACCAGGAAAATCCTGCCCGCGCGGCGCCCCTGAGCGCCAAGGCTTTGGCGCTTTAAAGTGGTGCAAAGCCGCCCCCCTGGCGTATATTTTGTACAAACTGCAAATCACCACTCTGTATTTATTGCACTCTTTTACTATTGGCACGTTCAGTGCATATGAAAAGGCAAGTCAGTGGCGCATAAAGCGTCCGACCACAAACCAGCCTCAGTTGGGGAGGATACCATGAGCAATCAACTGGATTACGAAATCAATAAGGAATTGGGCGAGTGCTACCTTTTCATGGGTGACTTTGACAAGGCCGAGGAATACTACCGCAAGGCCGCAGGCAGCAACTCCCAGAGCGCGGCCCCCTTCCTGGGCCTGGCCACCGTGGCCGTGCAGCGCTCTGATCTGGACAAGGCTCTGGTCCTGTACCAGAAGGCCGCCTCCGTGGAAGAAACCGACAAGGCCCTGTGCGGCATTGGCCTTGTGTACATGGAAAAGGGCGAACACCAGCAGGCCTTTGACTACTTTGCTGCTGCCCTGAAGAAATCCAGGGAAAACATTGTGGCTCTCAACTGCCTGGTGCGCGAATCTTATCAGCTTGGCTGCGTTGAAAACGCGCTGCCCTATCTGGAAGACACCCTGCACTCCGGCGTGGAAGCCGAGGCCGTTCGCGTCACTCTGGCCGGCTGCATGATCTACCTGGGCCGCGCCGAAGAAGCCCGGCAGCACCTTGAAGCCGTGTTGGGCGCTAACCCCACCAACACCAATGCCAAGGAACTTTTCGACACCATGGCTGCCTAGGAATGGCCAAAGCCACACCTCAGCCTGTACATACTCCCCTCCCCACATGATTTTCCGGCCCCTGGCGGGTGTCGGGGGCCGGAAAATCATTCCCTGAGGGAAGCCACGCGCCGCTGCCGCTATTGATCCGTTCTTCGGATCGGGCACGGCGGCACGGAGCGCCGGAAAAACCCCTGATGTACGTCAGGGGTTTTTGTGTGTGGGCGGCTCACTCCGCCTGCGATTTACTGTGGGCAGCGGCAATTGCCGCTGTTCAGATTTTTGCCCGGATTTCGTCGTAGCTTTCCCGCAGCTTCATAATCTGCGGATCGCTGAGAACCAGTGCTCCATCGCGCGCCACAGCACACATGAAAAGCAGGGCCTCCTCTGCATCAGACATGCTGTTGCAGACAATATCATAGTATTCCGTCCTGGTGGCCGGATCAATCT
Proteins encoded:
- the cmk gene encoding (d)CMP kinase translates to MSARLPVVTLDGPAGVGKTTLARRVAEGLGLSYLDTGAMFRCMALKLGAGAETLPEEELRTRCAEWTFTLSGLGQQSTLFCNGVAVRGEVRTETVGMLAARIATVPVVREILRATQRAIGEQYPLVAEGRDMGTVVFPDARFKFFLDAAPEVRAMRRLHDLESSGQKADLATLTEQIRQRDALDRNRAVAPLRPAQDSLIVDTSHLDIEGVLGVILHHINVHGGTQSLRSA
- a CDS encoding lipopolysaccharide assembly protein LapB — protein: MSNQLDYEINKELGECYLFMGDFDKAEEYYRKAAGSNSQSAAPFLGLATVAVQRSDLDKALVLYQKAASVEETDKALCGIGLVYMEKGEHQQAFDYFAAALKKSRENIVALNCLVRESYQLGCVENALPYLEDTLHSGVEAEAVRVTLAGCMIYLGRAEEARQHLEAVLGANPTNTNAKELFDTMAA